aaaaaaaagggttaacTGTTAATGTTCGCACTGAGGAAATGAGCTGCCATGATTAAATAAAGCTTTTGTGACGGGTTCGTACCTGTTCTGACACAGTCCAGGGAATGAGATCACCAGAGGCCTTCTTCCCTCTGGACAGACTGTTGAGGATGGACTGTCGAGATATTTCTCCTTCCAGACACACCTGAGGAACCACAGATAAATCCATGTATGTATCAATAAGCCATTATAAGCCTGGAGCTgatatgtgtttgtatttaaatgattgacagaaataaagaaacaatttCTATAAAGCAGGAGGATTGTAAGATGtcaatctttgagtccaagtgacaacatCTGAAGTAATTCTCTAAAGACAGACTTGAAATATTATGTacaaaaagtcaaaaaacatgttttgtgaggtcaacATGACCGTGACCCCCGAAccctaatcagttcatccttaagtgcaagtgaacatttgaagaaattctctcgaggacagatggacggataacttgaaaacaaaatggcTCTGTCCATCTTCTACTCCAACTGTTGTCTTTCACAGGCACGACAGCTTTTTAAAACCAGTTTCCTGAGTCTCACCTGCACCACAGCGAGCACCTCGGGCAGTGAGTTCTGTGTGGGAGGAACAGGCGGCAGGAGGCAAAACAGGTGATGGGCCGGAGCGTCGGACAACATCTGCAGGTCATTGGGTGAATTCTGGAGACAGGAAACAATGAGTCAGCAAATGAACACAAAGATGACACAGcactattttcaaaataattttttttttttactacaagATAAATGACCTCACCTTGTAGTGTGATGCCACATACAGCGCCATCAGCCTCTGCAGGAACGCCTCAGACGCCTTATGGTAACAGAACAATGTGTCTCTGTTCACATAATATCTGCACAGCGTGGGATTAAAGATGACAACAGAAAAATCCACCACAGTGTTTGCTTCTGACTCAAGTATGAGCTCAGGGTGTGACTATGACGATGAGGTCACACTGACAGGAGCTGCCGTGGACACGAAGAATTGAGGATTGATCATAATCATCAGATTAAGTCAACTTTTACTGAACACTAGTGCTAGCTTCTAATACGTCCTCAGTGAATAACtgataaaataaatggaaaatgaatacatattaaaaaatattgattagttgcagcccttaatacttaattaaattaataataataaataatatttaataaaatgtccCAACAtgaacactttctttttttatattatccACAAAAGGGATTTCGCTTGTATCACTTTAGCACCTCATGTCTGATGGGTGATTTCAGACCAGGAGTAACTTTCAGATCTTAAGAGTGAATGAAGGATACAGGTCACAGGTCTGTGGGAGCGGGCAGCCAGAGATGAGCCTGGGGATGTTGAGACAATCCAGACAGAGCAGCTCGTTCAGCCACTTCTCCACAGCGTCTCCTGGAGCGTACCGGATCGACTCGTGGAGAGAGACCTCATGGAGGGACCGAGCTGTGAAGTGGACATGAGCAGCAATTAGGTGATGGTCacatgcgcacgcacgcacgcacacacacacacacagttacctgCAGCCAGCCTTGCTGTATTGCTGCTCCTGTTCTCTGCTGACAAGCTCTGCTGACTGTCTGCACTCTGCTGCCTCAACTGCTGAATCAGTTTGAGTGAGAGGGAGCGTCCGGTACCTTCATACCTACAGACACCAGGAAGACAAATGATTAGGGTTGAAATGATCAAACGATTCATTGATCCGCAGAATACTTTGACCATTGATAAATATTTGAAGTTGCAAAATGCTGAAGTTTCACAGTTTACAACTTCCCatgtgcaaatataaaaaaatgtcttaCTTGTCTATTAAACCAGACTTAATATCTTTGTGTTCTTTCAATCacaatttatttcattaatcatCATATCCCTCTCTACTTGGTTAATATGATAATATGTAAATGTGATCCGGCTCTGTTACTGACCCGTTGATGGTGGAAGCCATGAAAACCAGATAAGGCCCCAGCAGCTTCTTGACCAGGGGAAGAGGGATGGCTGCAGCCTCGTCGATGACCAGCAGCTCAGCCTGGCCCAGTTTCACTGCATCGCCTGGGTGGATGTACTGTTGGTCACAGAAGAGCAACACCATGTTATTCCACTTGTGAGGATAAATAACAGGGAATAGAGAGAGCGTTGTCGTTTCCTTTACCTGAATCGTCTGCCGATGCTCTTTGAAGATGTTCACGCGCACCACAGCTTTGTTAAACTCTGGATTCAAAGACTGGATGATCTCATAGTCAAGATGCTCCTACAAATGAAAAGAGACTGTGAAGTTATCTGTGCTCGGACTTGAGATTCTGTCAGTGACACAGAGGAGATGACCACATAGCCTACCTGATACTGCAGAGCATCGAATCCTTTAAAGATAAACTCAAACATGGTGTGGAGGTTGTCTGGGCTTGGTGACGTTACAAAGATGTTGGAatagctggaaaaaaaaagaaaaatcaagcaAACTCGGTTATACTTGAAGAAAATATAACTGACAACATATTTTAGAAGATTCTGAAACTGATTCGTACCCAAAAGCCACAGCTCCAGCGACAGCCAGCCCCAGAGCTGCAGACTTGCCTCGACCACGGGCAGCAGTCAGAGCCACTGTGCTCCGCAGGGTCTTCTCGGAAATCGCTTCTATGAACTTCAGCACTCCCTTGGCCTGGAAGGCAAGAGTAAAACAAGAGAGCAAGGAAATGACAACTGGGACACACATTAGTTCGTCCTTCGTCACGAACATTGTCTACATGTCTTATTGGCGAAGTCATTAAATTATATTGCACATTGTAAATGTGCTTCATGATTGAGAAGGTCCTGACCTGGTCCATGGTCCTGCAGGATTCCACCAACACGCCCACAGGCTGAGTGTCCTGAAGAGACTCCttcagctccttcagctcctgCTCTCGTGGAGACAAACCGTCCTCCTGAAGGGGACGAAACAACACATAACAAACTTTATTCATGTGCACTTATCCGAACCACTTTATAGAAGGAGAACAAAAggacaagacaaaataaaaacaaggaaacaaaatgaacaaaacacaaaagacaagttatgaaaaagaaaaaattatttcaGAATTTTGTTTCAACTGTAATCTCGGAACAGCCACACATCTCtgcttcacagacacaaacgtCCTCCAGGTGGTAACAACTCAATATGTCCAGAAAAAACTTTCAAATCAATACTAACATAGATTGGGCGTTGGTGGAGAGAAGTCGAAAGTGGTGACACTGATGTGTCAACAACATTTTGTACGAACATCAGTGAATTATACTTGGTCAATGATCAAAGTTGCTGCTAATTAATTTCCTATTTCCTAAACAACTAATCGttttatgtagatttaaaaaGTACCTTAGTCTTTGGAGGGACTGGGTGGATGTTTGCCATGTGACTGGAGATTGGAAGGATGTTGAGTTGGTCGTCAATGGCAACACAGTTTTTGCAGGAAGCAAGAGACAGAATAAACCTGAAAAATGCAGAAAGAAATATCACTACTGATGAGTCATTCTAAATGACCAACAATCCTGTAACTTCAATAATCTCATTGAGAGAGCCAACCTCTCATTGAAGCGTCCGACCACATCCTGATGAGCCTCGGTTCTGTATCGTGAGTGAACGTCCTGAACAAAACAAGCCACAGAGACCCTTAGTTATCTGactggagagagagtgtgacgtgtgtggaggagaaacacgatGAGGACTTACCATCGTCATGGTGTAGAGCTGCTTCAGAGAGTTCATGGTCCGCAACAGTATGACCACGATCCCGCCTCCTTCTACTGTCTCTATAGTTCTCGCTAAGAGGTTTGGTGTGAGAGCTTCAAAATCCTGTGTAAagagtgaaacaaaaataaagacaaccCGATATACTgaacatattattattgtattattctCTACAGCCGAGGCCGCAGATGTGACCTCATAGAATAAACTAGTGTCTCTTATGGAACAGGGTCTCAGGTTTGCATAGCTACAGTGGCCCTGAGGtaacacaaataagaaaacacaacagcattCACTTCCAATGGGAAGTAGGTACCTACAATGATTGGACGGACACAATGTTAAACAGGAAGGGAAAGCTGACAAAATCATATCGTTGTGTTTTTGTACTTCAGGGCCACCACACATACAAGGAACGATTCAtcgcttttattttgacttttgtaTCCAGTCAATCTTCGGTGTGAGCCCTGGTCTGTGACAGACACTCACCTGTAGGACGCACATGCCGAACGTGTTTCCCAGGATCTTGTGCGTCTCGTTGTAGTAACAGTAGCGGATGTTGGTGGCAGCGATAAAGAGTTCAAACGGGTCGTCCTGGTTCAGATTCAACGTGCCCGTCTTgatcttcttctgcagctgttTCATGCGCTTCTTGCGGTTGCTGATGGGGACACATCAGACAGTCaaacctcctcctcacctcctcctcacctccacacacatcatgtgactcTGAGGAGCTCAGACTCACCTGCTGAAGCCCAGCTCCTTCTTGTAGCACCACAGAACTGAGGGCCGCGCTCTCACGGAGGCTTTGGACAGCATGTGATGCAGGATGACAACCTGGACCAGAGACAGGGTGTTGATGCTACATGACGACAGACTCACGTGACAGGGTTACGTGGACAAAACGAGCCTGATGCTTTGTACGGTGAGATCTCACCTGGTCTCTACCACGATCTCCCACCACCACAAACAAGGTGCGGTGCTGCAGAGCCACTCCATTCTCGATCTGCACCCGGATCCGGTTGTCCACCTTCTTGCGGACAGTCGCCATCGTCTTCCTGCTCAACAGCGATGCCACAAAGAACCACGTGTGAGtaaaacactgagaaacaaaAGTGCTGTTAGCTCAAGACAGGAGTCAGGGTTCAGCCGAAACACACGAGTCAGTCTTCAgcacgaggaagaaagaccgcgAAATACAAACTTTAAACTTTTCACCTTCTTTGACAAACAAACTGTTCTTTGTTTAATCCTCGTAAAAAGTCCAGAGAGTCGCAGTAGCTGAAGTTACATGTCAGCCATCATGCTGTTGATACTCTCACGTGGAGACTCCAGTTCATGGAGGACCCCCGGTGTGACGTCATTGCTGTGCGACATTCCCTCAAGCTAAACAGGAAGCTGCCCCCGAGTTTAGTCTGACAGGCGGAAACTTTTTTCGCATTAAAATATatcctttattttttcttgtacattttaatttgtgtacCAACTTTTATACATTGATGTTGTTGTAACTACTATAAAATCTTTACAACAATTTAttgattgaataaaaaaaaaatcaattatatagcagacaaatgtgttttattcaccaaattcaaattcatgactaatattcaataataatattcaaCCGACAGAAAATACATGCACACCTATTCTTTAAACCGTGTTTTGAATTAATTTTGAAGCAAAGTTATCAAAAGATTCACTAAATTCAGATTCACTGTTATCAAGTTCTCAAATGAGCTGACACTACTGGTCAACCTATTTTTCTTTTGGTCAACGTAAGCTTGATGggaaatcattttcattatctttTAATTATAGAAGTATTTTCAAGCTAAAATTCCAAACTTTTGCTTGTTCCCACTCTTCCAGTGTAAGAATTTTAAGTTTTCTGTTTTACATAATTAAATATTGTGGGATGTTCTGTAACTGACACATTTAAACGATTTTATAAACCAAGCAGCTTAATGATTAATCAAGTCTTTggcagattaatcaataataaacatgatCATTGACTGCAGCTATAATCCAGTGAAAATATTTACTGATTAACTGAGAGGGTAATGTGAATATCTTTTGGTTTGAGAAAGCAACAAAGACTGTAAATCGGGCTCTAAAATTGTGATGAGCCTCTTAACATTTCATCCTTGTTTTATAAACAAGTAATTACTGATGAAAATTTCCATTAAAAATTACTTTTAGTTGTCAGACCCTTAACTGAATGAGCACACCTGTGTGTCCATGgcaaaatacaaatcatttatcagcacaaattgtattttgaaaatttCATGTAACATTTCTCAACTATACAGCAAAAACTCAAAGCTGAACCAAGGGTATGCAACACAACTTTATTGAAACTTTTGAAGCAACATCAATGTACAAACAAGAAAACGGGAGCTCATTGAacataaaatgctttttttttttagaatcaaaatgacagaaaagaaCTGAGAAAGGGAATAAACTCCCAAGGATTGGACCAGCAGTGGCAGGTGcatttttttatacaaaaaatAACTTATGAAATCTTTCAAGTTTACAGGAATATTGAAACACATAGCATGTGTAAATCAATGATTGGATTTACAGCTTACCTTGTGTTTTAGACTTAAAATGATTTGAATATTTCCAAATATCAAAGCAGGCATTACTTTGATtgaagaaacaggaaaaatacCACTGATGAAGAACAAACAAAGAGAGGACATGAGTGAGCTGGGGCAAATGCATtcttgaattttgaattttctGTGTGGTGCAATTTAAATCAGTCACAGTCATTATGAAAGGCCTTTTCAGGATCGCATTGCCTGAGTGTTGCCTCTCGACACTCCCCTGGGTCCCTGACCAGCTCCGCGCTTGTAGTTCTGTTGGTAACCATCCTGAAGCAGCAGGGGGAGATAAGAGAGACAGTTTAGAAACTACTcccaacagaaaacaaagatcaaataaaaaaggCAGTGGGAAGTGTGAAGGCTTCTTTCATACCCTCTGGTAATTTCCATTTGAGTAATCCCGTGGTGTGTTGAACTGGGTCTGTCCGTAGCCAGAGTTTTGAGTGTTGGCGAATGGTGGACGATAACCATCATAGCCACCTGGAATTAATAAGACCTTTTCACTTAAAATGCTGAGATTAACAAAAACTAAGCTCCTCCTTTAAGCCCCTTTCAGACAATAGCATTTTTACATGTAAACAAGCACTCAagtcacatttgaaatgtcacCCAACAAATGGGTGGGGTTTGGTAACATAGCACATATCAATTATTCAGCACATATCTGAATAAAATGCTGTGAAATTAACAAAGGTTCCCGTTACACAAGATTAAAtagtgaaaacacagattctcACGACAGACATTTACACAGATTGCTTAAGAAAATGAGTCCTTCAAGGTGTATGCCTGTTTATGGTGATCACAACACATACATAACTTATGTGGTGAGTGTCAATAAAAGATGCAGCTCATTCCAAAATTAATTGACaaatccttatttttttttttaggtaaaagaTAAAACAGTGTGCCTGGTTATGTTGATGCACTCGCAGTGAAAAAGGCCGATCATAAGCATcataacagacaaaaacaataaacttGAGTTGCATGAGACAAATGCTTTTGGTCAAAGCCAACACTCTTCAAGAGAGTTTGTGCCAAACAAGCAGGTTGTGTGGTTTATGGAGCTAAAAGCTTAGAAGCTGAAACCTCAGAGGGAACATTTGTGAAGGAGCCTTGTTATTGCTGCATTAGTCTGTCTTGAAGAACCCTCACAGAGGAGAATACTGATATGGcacaagacaataaaaaaaaaagaaaaaaaaaaaagacttggaCATTggactttttttcctctttgctaAAACTGTGTTGCATCAAGAACACTACGATCAGGCGCCTCGTCAAAGACCCTGTGCACACCTTGTAATATATGTGGTTTTTGTGAGTACAGGTGGGAATGCACACCAGACTGCATTCAGAGGAGGTCTGGGCCACATGTGTCCACACTCTTTTAGAAGTGTGAACGCAATTCCATCCTGGGCCACATGAGGGACCTCCTTCTCAGCCGACATCCTTTGACCCACTACAGTTTCTTGATGTATTGAACGTTCCTTTTTTGCTGTACAGAGCGGGGAGGTGAGATCTGATCTGAGATCCAATCAACAGACGCACATTGGccacattttaatgccaggtgtgaacgcaCGCACTCAGAGCTGttcacttgtgatcagatcacaaaaaccacatgttaataccaggtgtgtacggGGCCaaagagagtgaaagtgaaagaacaGACAAAAATCTGTTACTTTACCAGATTGATGAAGCTATCGATGTAACATATTCATCGTCTCAAAAGGTCTTAAGTGAAAATAATTGATAAACTTGTGGGTTTACCTCTGAATCCATTTGATGAGCCTCTGTAGCCATTGATCATGCCCCTGGCGTTACGAGGTCCGCCACGAGACATGCCTCTGCTGTTGTAGAAGGACTGACCCTGCCTGCCGAAGCCTGGGCCCTGCTGAGAAGGCTGCTGGTGGCCTCCTGACTGGTCTTGGGAATGGAAAGCGCCAACTACTAAAAAACATGGAATCACTGTTACAGGTCACCGTTTCAGAGGTGAAAATACAGTATTACACTGGAATATGATCCCAGAAACAAAAATCTACCCACCAGACTGCAGTTGTTCTGACTGAATGTCCGTCTGCTCCACAGGATGCTGTGGCTGGTTACTGAAGGCCTGGTTGTAGTTGTTCTGGTATTGGTTGGCCTGGTTCAAAGCCTCCGTCTCATTAGCTGGTGGGACTGGGGCATTGAGGTTGAACACCTGAGGGTAGACAAGGGCCACATTGTAGTGAAGCCGGAACCAGAGGAAAGGTCACAGGCTCATTAGGAGGAAAGTACATTACTCACTATTTCCACAATATAGCTGCAGGACTACAAAGCCATAGAACCGCAAAACAATGCGAGAGCACTTAAGGACTCAATGTGCAATTACCAATGGAAGTCATTTAGCTTTATGACAGTCCAGTCTTTGATGAAACTTGATCAATGAGGGTTTTAAACAGGTATTGTTTGTTAACGTTGTGTCATGGTCTTACTGTCTGCATTGACTGGAATGGTGCCGCATTGACATTGATGCCACTGCTGTGAGGAGCTTTGGAAACAGGTTGGAAAACCTGCGTCTGGGAGGCAGGGGGGAGAGCAGTTGAGGGAGGAGGCTGCTCCGATGATAAGGACATTGAGGTCTGTGGAACAGGGAGACATGAAAAGTTGCAGGACTGAAAGATACTGATTAATGATGATTGggtgatttgatttaaaaaaacagttccCTGAAAAttatcacactttttttttttccaacattcatcatcagtaaaacaaattaaagattTTTCCAACACAACTTATTTCTAAGTAACACATGTGAGTCTTCACTATGGAAAACTATGAGTATCATTCAAAGAAAAGCAGAGCCTGGTTTACCTGGATGGGGTCGATAGTTTCTGTTAAGGGTCGAGGATCTGGCGTGTGTGAGGGCTGATACATGGGGGGCGGTGTTGGGGAGACAATGGGGACCTGTAAATAGGGAGATTGACAATAATCATATATGAAGATTTTCCCCTGGTGGTCAGTTTTGGCTTCTCATGTTTGGTTACTTACTTGCGTGGGCTCAGGTTGGACAGGAACAATGTTGGGTTGTGATAGCCGGGACTCTGGGTGAACTGAGAAGATTTAAACACTTCACTGTAGTCAACTTCCACTGTAAGATATTAGTTTTAATATTAAGACATCATGACGTCAAAACTTTCTCTTTGTCAAACCCACCAGGTGGACACACCATCTGTGTTAAGTCCATGTTTTGAGCAGGTGTCATGGGCTGCGCCGATACAATGGCCGGATCAACGGGCTGTCCGTCAAACTCCAGCATGGAGTCCTGACAACAAATATGTAATCAGCATCATACTAAAACTTCTACAGTAAACATCTCTGTTCTTCACACTAACTCCTCACCTGCATGAAATTGTACGTTCCCTGCAT
This genomic interval from Paralichthys olivaceus isolate ysfri-2021 chromosome 7, ASM2471397v2, whole genome shotgun sequence contains the following:
- the nat10 gene encoding RNA cytidine acetyltransferase, with translation MATVRKKVDNRIRVQIENGVALQHRTLFVVVGDRGRDQVVILHHMLSKASVRARPSVLWCYKKELGFSSNRKKRMKQLQKKIKTGTLNLNQDDPFELFIAATNIRYCYYNETHKILGNTFGMCVLQDFEALTPNLLARTIETVEGGGIVVILLRTMNSLKQLYTMTMDVHSRYRTEAHQDVVGRFNERFILSLASCKNCVAIDDQLNILPISSHMANIHPVPPKTKEDGLSPREQELKELKESLQDTQPVGVLVESCRTMDQAKGVLKFIEAISEKTLRSTVALTAARGRGKSAALGLAVAGAVAFGYSNIFVTSPSPDNLHTMFEFIFKGFDALQYQEHLDYEIIQSLNPEFNKAVVRVNIFKEHRQTIQYIHPGDAVKLGQAELLVIDEAAAIPLPLVKKLLGPYLVFMASTINGYEGTGRSLSLKLIQQLRQQSADSQQSLSAENRSSNTARLAAARSLHEVSLHESIRYAPGDAVEKWLNELLCLDCLNIPRLISGCPLPQTCDLYYVNRDTLFCYHKASEAFLQRLMALYVASHYKNSPNDLQMLSDAPAHHLFCLLPPVPPTQNSLPEVLAVVQVCLEGEISRQSILNSLSRGKKASGDLIPWTVSEQFQDPEFGSLSGGRVVRIAVNPDYQGMGYGSRALQLLQMYYEGKFPTMDESTHSNHNEITSVSSEAVSLLEEVVTPRKELPPLLLKLSERRAERLDYLGVSYGLTTQLLKFWKKAGYTPVYLRQTPNDLTGEHSCVMLKELNTDEAPEQSQWLAAFWKDFRRRFLSLLSYQFSGFHPSLALSILQNKKAKEETSTLSRSELDAHFSPYDLKRLELYSRSMVDYHLIMDLIPAVARMFFLKQLGNISISAAQCAILLGIGLQHKSVDKLEKEIELPSSQLMGLFNRLIRKFVQAFTSIQEKAIEAEMGATKDVTMEPTVRSLNDDLNEAAKEFEEQHKQDMEKVKEMDLEQYRIRGDDDEWDQVLKKAGKTAIVSIKSDKKRKLDGGNVTAGNEGMGNGKLKKKEMQHGKFKKNKDKHGKFGKKA